Proteins from a genomic interval of Stenotrophomonas maltophilia:
- a CDS encoding BCCT family transporter: MVFRVSIALVLLLVLLAGVAPGPFNTVVQSVLADVVRSVGWLYLLVVFLALTFLMYLAFGRFGNLRIGGEDAEPEFSRASWMSMLFAAGMGIGLVFWGAAEPISHFSKPPEGLAPQSMDAARASMRYAFFHWGLHPWAIYALIGLAMAWFQFNRNGRGLVSDMLQPIIGRHHRGWIGRVVNIAAVVATAIGVATTLGFGTIQIAAGIERVFSVQATVAVQMTIIAVAFVLYMASTASGVERGVKWLSNFNLALAALLAAILLVLGPTGFIFDTFTTTLGSYLNQLVTMSLRMSPFSGSTWVADWTIFYWAWWISWAPFVGSFIARISRGRSVREFVIGVVLAPTLLGFFWFAVFGGTALWAQIFGHADLVQALGNGYETVLFTLFDSMPLPLLLSCIALVLLMIFFVTSADSAVLVLASMSTDEAGDPPLKRKLAWGIAVALIAAALLLAGGLDALQGMITIAALPFALLMVLVMVSLYRVLDQEYTRERRQAQRQRHMIDAWIAREMAAQEETQAEAARAQDRD, encoded by the coding sequence ATGGTGTTTCGCGTTTCCATCGCACTGGTTCTGCTTCTGGTGCTGCTTGCCGGTGTTGCACCGGGCCCCTTCAATACGGTGGTGCAGTCGGTACTCGCCGATGTCGTCCGCAGTGTCGGCTGGCTCTATCTTCTGGTCGTGTTCCTGGCGCTGACTTTCCTGATGTACTTGGCATTCGGTCGCTTCGGCAACCTGCGCATCGGTGGTGAAGATGCCGAGCCGGAATTCTCCCGCGCCAGCTGGATGTCGATGCTGTTCGCTGCCGGCATGGGCATCGGCCTGGTGTTCTGGGGTGCGGCCGAACCGATCTCGCATTTCAGCAAGCCGCCCGAGGGCCTGGCGCCGCAAAGCATGGACGCCGCGCGCGCCTCGATGCGCTATGCGTTCTTCCACTGGGGCCTGCATCCGTGGGCGATCTATGCGCTGATCGGCCTGGCGATGGCCTGGTTCCAGTTCAACCGCAACGGGCGCGGCCTGGTCAGCGACATGCTGCAACCGATCATCGGCCGTCACCATCGCGGCTGGATCGGTCGGGTAGTCAACATCGCTGCCGTAGTTGCCACGGCGATTGGTGTCGCCACCACGCTCGGCTTCGGCACCATCCAGATCGCGGCAGGTATCGAACGCGTCTTCAGCGTGCAGGCCACCGTCGCGGTGCAGATGACCATCATTGCCGTCGCCTTCGTGCTGTACATGGCCTCCACCGCCAGTGGCGTGGAACGCGGGGTGAAATGGCTGTCCAACTTCAACCTGGCATTGGCTGCGTTGCTGGCAGCCATCCTGCTGGTGCTTGGGCCGACCGGCTTCATCTTCGATACGTTCACCACCACGCTGGGCTCCTACCTCAACCAGCTGGTGACGATGAGCCTGCGCATGTCGCCTTTTTCCGGTAGCACCTGGGTGGCGGACTGGACGATCTTCTACTGGGCCTGGTGGATCTCGTGGGCACCGTTCGTGGGATCGTTCATCGCGCGCATCTCGCGTGGCCGCAGCGTGCGCGAATTCGTGATCGGCGTAGTGCTCGCGCCGACGCTGCTGGGCTTCTTCTGGTTCGCGGTGTTCGGCGGCACCGCGCTATGGGCACAGATCTTCGGCCACGCCGATCTGGTGCAGGCGCTGGGCAATGGCTACGAGACGGTGCTGTTCACACTGTTCGACAGCATGCCGCTACCGCTGTTGCTGTCGTGCATCGCGCTGGTACTGCTGATGATCTTCTTCGTAACCTCGGCCGATTCGGCGGTACTGGTGCTGGCCAGCATGTCCACCGACGAGGCCGGCGACCCACCGCTGAAGCGCAAGCTGGCCTGGGGCATTGCGGTGGCGTTGATCGCAGCGGCGTTGCTGCTGGCCGGTGGACTGGACGCGCTGCAGGGCATGATCACGATCGCAGCATTGCCGTTCGCGTTGCTGATGGTGCTGGTGATGGTGTCGCTGTACCGGGTTCTGGACCAGGAGTACACGCGTGAGCGACGTCAGGCGCAGCGCCAGCGGCACATGATCGATGCGTGGATCGCGCGCGAGATGGCGGCGCAGGAGGAGACCCAGGCGGAGGCCGCACGCGCGCAGGATCGGGATTGA
- the ggt gene encoding gamma-glutamyltransferase, which produces MSRRLARSLLAAAVLATVPALSLAADRITGHTFATRSEVIAPHAMAATSQPLATQVALDVMKSGGSAVDAAIAANAALGLMEPTGNGIGGDLFAIVWDPKTQKLYGYNGSGRSPKSLTLAEFQRRGLKEIPATGPLPVSVPGAVDGWFALHDRFGRKPMADNLAPAIRYAREGHPVAEVIAYYWDRSVPKLSQYPGFKEQFTINGHAPRKGEMWKNPNLASTLQKIADGGRDAFYKGEIAHTIGDYFKANGGYLSYQDLADHRGEWVEPVSSNYRGYDVWELPPNSQGIAALQILNVLEGYDFSKIPFGSPEHVHLFVEAKKLAFADRARFYADMAFQPAPVQKLISKEYAAQRRALISMDKALKEVQPGTPKQLEEGDTIYMTVADADGMMVSLIQSNYRGMGSGMAPPGLGFILQDRGEMFVLQKNHPNGYAPGKRPFQTIIPAFITKGGKPYASFGVMGGAMQPQGHAQIVMNLVDFGMNLQEAGDAPRIQHEGSTEPTGQATAMTDGGEVNLETGFPYETVRALMRKGHRIVFADGPYGGYQAIMRDPETGVYYGASESRKDGQAAGY; this is translated from the coding sequence GTGTCCCGACGCCTTGCCCGTTCCCTGCTTGCCGCCGCCGTGCTGGCCACCGTGCCCGCGCTGTCCCTTGCCGCCGACCGTATCACCGGCCATACCTTCGCTACCCGTTCGGAGGTGATCGCTCCACATGCGATGGCCGCTACCTCGCAGCCACTGGCCACCCAGGTAGCGCTGGACGTGATGAAGAGTGGTGGTTCGGCGGTGGACGCGGCCATTGCCGCCAACGCCGCGCTCGGTCTGATGGAGCCCACTGGCAACGGCATCGGCGGCGACCTGTTCGCCATCGTCTGGGACCCGAAGACACAGAAGCTCTATGGCTACAACGGCTCGGGCCGCTCGCCGAAATCGCTCACCCTGGCCGAGTTCCAGCGCCGTGGCCTGAAGGAGATCCCAGCCACCGGCCCGCTGCCGGTCTCCGTGCCAGGCGCGGTCGATGGCTGGTTCGCCCTGCATGATCGCTTCGGCCGCAAGCCGATGGCCGACAATCTGGCGCCGGCCATCCGCTACGCACGCGAGGGCCACCCGGTGGCCGAAGTGATCGCCTACTACTGGGACCGCTCGGTGCCGAAGCTGTCGCAGTACCCGGGCTTCAAGGAGCAGTTCACGATCAACGGCCACGCCCCGCGCAAGGGCGAGATGTGGAAGAACCCGAACCTGGCCAGCACCCTGCAGAAGATCGCCGACGGCGGCCGTGATGCTTTCTACAAGGGCGAGATCGCCCACACCATCGGCGACTACTTCAAGGCCAACGGCGGCTACCTGAGTTACCAGGACCTGGCCGACCACCGCGGTGAATGGGTCGAGCCGGTCAGCAGCAACTACCGTGGCTACGACGTGTGGGAACTGCCGCCGAACAGCCAGGGCATTGCCGCGCTGCAGATCCTCAACGTGCTGGAAGGCTACGACTTCTCGAAGATCCCGTTCGGCTCCCCGGAGCATGTGCACCTGTTCGTTGAAGCGAAGAAACTGGCCTTCGCCGACCGTGCGCGCTTCTACGCCGACATGGCGTTCCAGCCGGCACCGGTGCAGAAGCTGATCTCCAAGGAGTACGCGGCGCAGCGTCGCGCGCTGATTTCGATGGACAAGGCGTTGAAGGAAGTGCAGCCGGGCACGCCCAAGCAGCTGGAGGAGGGCGACACGATCTACATGACCGTGGCCGACGCCGACGGCATGATGGTGTCGCTGATCCAGTCCAACTACCGCGGCATGGGCAGTGGCATGGCGCCGCCGGGGCTGGGCTTCATCCTGCAGGATCGTGGCGAGATGTTCGTGCTGCAGAAGAACCATCCCAACGGCTACGCGCCGGGCAAGCGCCCGTTCCAGACCATCATTCCGGCCTTCATCACCAAGGGCGGCAAGCCGTATGCCAGCTTCGGCGTGATGGGGGGCGCGATGCAGCCGCAGGGCCACGCGCAGATCGTGATGAACCTGGTGGACTTCGGGATGAACCTGCAGGAAGCCGGCGATGCACCGCGCATCCAGCATGAAGGCTCAACCGAACCGACCGGCCAGGCCACGGCGATGACCGACGGTGGTGAAGTGAATCTGGAAACCGGCTTCCCGTACGAGACGGTGCGCGCGCTGATGCGCAAGGGGCATCGCATCGTGTTTGCCGACGGCCCGTATGGCGGCTACCAGGCAATCATGCGTGATCCTGAGACCGGGGTTTATTACGGTGCTTCGGAGAGTCGCAAGGATGGGCAGGCGGCGGGGTATTGA